In Mustela lutreola isolate mMusLut2 chromosome 1, mMusLut2.pri, whole genome shotgun sequence, one genomic interval encodes:
- the JRKL gene encoding jerky protein homolog-like: MSGKRKRVVLTIKDKLDIIKKLEDGGSSKQLAVIYGIGETTVRDIRKNKEKIITYASSSDSTSLLAKRKSMKPSMYEELDKAMLEWFNQQRAKGNPISGPICAKRAEFFFYALGMDGDFNPSAGWLTRFKQRHSIREINIRNERLNGDETAVEDFCNNFRDFIERENLQPEQIYNADETGLFWKCLPSRTSGIKGKCTVSGHKSIEERVTIMCCANATGLHKLKLCVVGKAKKPRSFKSTDTSNLPVSYFSQKGAWMDLSIFRQWFDKIFVPQVREYLRSKGLQEKAVLLLDNSPTHPNENVLRSDDGQIFAKYLPPNVASLIQPSDQGVIATMKRNYRAGLLQNNLEEGNDLKSFWKKLTLLDALYEIAMAWNLVKPITISRAWKKILPTIEEKEGLDFDEEDVSVATVATILQHTKGLENVTTENIEKWLEVDSTEPGYEVLTDSEIIRRAQGQTDESSENEEEEIELIPEKHINHAAALQWTENLLDYLEQQGDMILPDKLVIRKLRATIRNKQKMTTSSQ; this comes from the coding sequence ATGTCAGGGAAACGGAAGCGAGTGGTGTTAACTATTAAAGATAAGCTTGATATAATAAAAAAACTAGAAGACGGAGGTTCTTCCAAACAACTGGCAGTGATTTATGGAATTGGAGAGACAACCGTTCgggatataagaaaaaataaggaaaaaattataacttATGCAAGCAGTTCTGATTCCACAAGTCTTCTGGCCAAGAGGAAATCTATGAAACCATCCATGTATGAGGAACTGGACAAAGCGATGCTAGAATGGTTCAACCAGCAAAGGGCAAAAGGGAATCCCATATCTGGACCGATTTGTGCAAAAAGGGCAGAATTCTTCTTTTATGCTTTGGGAATGGATGGTGATTTTAACCCCTCTGCTGGTTGGTTAACTCGTTTTAAGCAGCGGCACAGCATTAGAGAGATTAATATTAGAAACGAAAGATTAAATGGAGATGAGACTGCTGTGGAAGATTTTTGTAACAACTTTCGAGACTTTATTGAGCGAGAGAATTTACAGCCTGAACAGATCTACAACGCAGATGAAACTGGACTCTTTTGGAAATGCCTGCCTTCCAGGACTTCTGGGATCAAAGGTAAATGCACTGTCTCTGGGCACAAGTCAATTGAAGAAAGAGTCACTATCATGTGTTGTGCCAATGCAACAGGTCTACACAAACTGAAACTTTGTGTTGTAGGGAAAGCAAAGAAGCCTCGCTCCTTCAAGTCAACTGACACCTCAAACCTGCCAGTCTCTTATTTCAGCCAAAAAGGTGCATGGATGGATCTTTCCATTTTCCGACAGTGGTTCGATAAGATCTTTGTGCCACAGGTTCGAGAATACTTAAGATCTAAAGGCCTGCAGGAAAAGGCTGTGCTCTTGTTGGATAATTCACCAACACATCCAAATGAAAACGTCCTTAGGTCAGATGATGgccaaatatttgctaaatatttaCCACCTAATGTGGCTTCATTGATCCAGCCCTCAGATCAGGGAGTCATAGCAACAATGAAGAGAAATTATCGTGCAGGTCTTCTTCAGAACAACTTGGAAGAGGGTAATGACCTGAAATCGTTCTGGAAGAAGCTAACTCTACTAGATGCACTTTATGAAATAGCAATGGCATGGAATTTAGTAAAGCCAATTACCATTAGCAGAGCATGGAAGAAGATTCTTCCTACCatagaggagaaagaaggcttGGACTTTGATGAAGAAGATGTTTCTGTGGCTACTGTGGCCACCATTTTACAGCATACCAAAGGACTGGAAAATGTGACTACTGAGAACATCGAAAAATGGCTTGAAGTGGACAGTACTGAGCCAGGCTATGAAGTGTTAACTGACAGTGAAATCATCAGAAGAGCGCAAGGCCAGACAGATGAATCTAGTGAAAATGAGGAGGAGGAAATAGAACTGATTCCAGAGAAACATATTAATCATGCAGCTGCTCTCCAATGGACTGAAAATTTGTTGGATTATCTAGAACAACAAGGTGATATGATTCTGCCTGATAAACTGGTGATCCGTAAACTTCGAGCCACCAtcagaaataaacagaagatGACAACCTCAAGTCAATAA